A DNA window from Pleurodeles waltl isolate 20211129_DDA chromosome 12, aPleWal1.hap1.20221129, whole genome shotgun sequence contains the following coding sequences:
- the GGPS1 gene encoding geranylgeranyl pyrophosphate synthase isoform X1, which translates to MQDLGETPERILLEPYKYLLQLPGKQVRTKLSQAFNHWLNVPEDKTQIIIEVTEMLHNASLLIDDIEDNSKLRRGFPVAHSIYGIPSVINSANYVYFLGLQKVLTLGHPEAVKIFTQQLLELHQGQGLDIYWRDTYTFPTEAQYKAMVLKKTGGLFGLAVGLMQLFSSYKRDLKPLLNTLGLFFQIRDDYANLNSKEYTENKSFCEDLTEGKFSFPTIHAIWSRPESTQVQNILRQRTENVDIKKYCVDYLEKVGSFEYTRQTLRTLEAEAYKEIEQLGGNPQLVSLVEHLSKLYTNNDQNCVPLGVNM; encoded by the exons GAAAGCAGGTAAGGACGAAGCTTTCACAAGCCTTTAACCACTGGCTGAATGTTCCAGAAGACAAAACacag ATAATCATTGAAGTGACAGAAATGCTCCACAATGCCAGCCTGTTGATAGATGACATTGAAGACAACTCGAAGCTACGACGGGGCTTTCCTGTGGCCCACAGCATATACGGCATTCCATCTGTGATAAATTCAGCAAATTATGTTTATTTCCTTGGTCTTCAAAAGGTTTTGACTCTCGGTCACCCAGAAGCTGTGAAAATATTCACCCAGCAGTTGCTTGAACTGCACCAAGGACAAGGTTTGGATATTTACTGGAGAGATACCTACACTTTTCCAACCGAAGCTCAGTATAAGGCTATGGTCTTGAAGAAGACAGGAGGACTTTTTGGATTGGCTGTCGGCCTCATGCAATTATTCTCAAGCTATAAACGTGATTTGAAGCCCCTTCTTAACACTCTTGGCCTTTTTTTCCAAATAAGAGATGACTATGCCAATCTAAACTCTAAAGAATACACTGAGAACAAAAGTTTTTGTGAAGATTTAACAGAGGGCAAGTTTTCTTTTCCCACCATACATGCAATATGGTCAAGACCAGAAAGTACTCAAGTGCAGAACATCCTTCGTCAGCGCACAGAAAATGTAGATATAAAAAAATACTGTGTGGATTATCTTGAAAAGGTGGGCTCTTTCGAGTACACCAGGCAAACCTTGAGAACCCTTGAAGCAGAAGCCTATAAAGAAATTGAACAGCTGGGGGGGAACCCACAGCTTGTATCACTAGTAGAACATCTAAGTAAACTATATACAAATAATGACCAGAATTGTGTACCTTTAGGTGTGAATATGTGA